In the Methanothermobacter marburgensis str. Marburg genome, CCATGGTATCTATGGTCATGGACATACATTCCTTTACCTGTTCCCTGGAAGAAGAGTCCATCACCGGGTTCTGGCTTTATACGGGAGGTTATCCTTATATGGGCCCTGCCACCTGCGTACCTTTCAACATAGCCCACCGGGAGGCCCCTGTCACCGGGGTATTCCCGTCCCATGAAGTCCTCCCTGAAGAGGTGCCCTCCTGTGAGTGTCCTGTTGAAGGTAAGTCTTAGCTTCTCAAACTCCTCCTGTGATGGATTCCACACTCCCATCTTTATTTCATCAAGGGCCCTTCTGTAGACGCTTACGGTGGTGGCAACGTATTCAGGGGACCTCATCCGTCCCTCTATCTTCAGGGATCGGACTCCGGCTTCAACCAGTTCCTTGAGGTGCATGTAGGCTGAAATGTCCCTTGTGGATAGGAGGTACTCCTCCCTTAGTGGCACCCTCCTCTTTGAGGGTTTTAACTGAACGAGTTCATACCTTTTTCTACATGGCTGGGCGCACCGGCCCCTGTTACCGCTTCTACCACCTATAAATGAGGATAGAAGGCACTGGCCAGAATAACTGTAGCATAGGGCTCCATGTATGAAAACCTCAAGCTCCACGTCAGATTCAGCCGCCAGGGCCCTGACCTCATCAATGGAGAGCTCCCTTGCAGGTATAACCCTCCTAAGGCCCATCTTCTCAGCCCATCTTATCCCCGCCCTGTTGTGTATGGTCATCTGGGTTGAGGCATGGAATGGGAGGTCAAGGGATAACTCATCCCTCAGAACAAGGAGTGCGGGGTCCTGTATGATCACAGCGTCCACACCTGCACTGGAGAGTTCCTGGAGGTATTCAGCAACATCTGAAAGTTCAGAGTCCCTTATGAGGGTATTTACAGTTACATACACATTTCTGTCATGCAGGTGGGCGTATTCCACTGCCTCCCGAATTTCCTGCAGGCTGAAGTTCTCTGCATAGTGCCGTGCACCGAAGTCCTTCCCTGAGAGGTAGACTGAATCGGCCCCTGCATTGATGGCGACCCTGAAGGAGTCAGGTGAACCTGCAGGCGCAAGGAGTTCCGGGATTTCCAAGTACTGTTACCTCCAAACAGAATAAGGATTTATTTTATCTCCTCAAGGACCTCGGTAACTATCTTGAGGAATTTCTGTACAAGGGCCCTGTTCTTCTCCTCACTGGCCCTGACACGGTCCTCTTCAATTTTTCTGTGAATCGCAATTGCATATATATCTGCAAGGCGCTCCATTACCTCAAGATCCCTTTCATCGTAGTCCCCATCCTTCCCTGAAACTGCGAGTATTCCCACAAGTTCATCGTTGAGTAGCGCGGGGCATGCCAGAAAGTTCTTTATTTCAATGTGGCCCTCAGGGACCCCCGTGGATTCAGGGTGCGAGGAGGGGTCATTTACGAGGACCGGTTCCCTTTTCCTGAGCACAAGGTTCCAGAGACCACCCATTTCAGTGGATTCGGCGTCCGGATGACATTCCTTCCCCACCTCCTCTGAGGGGAAGTAATTCCTCAGGCTGCCGTCTGACTCAAAGAAGCCAGCCATGCAGTATCTGCTGCCTGTCAGTTTTTTCGCCCTTTCAATTATGCTCGCAGATATCTCCTCGAGTGAAGGGGGGGGTAGGAGTTTCTTTGATATCTCTGCAAGGCTTTTGTTTATGGCAGTCTCCCTTTCAAGCGCCCTTCTTGCAAGTTCCTTTTCGGTGACATCCCTGTGGACACCCACAACCCCATTTATATTGCCCTCAAAGTCACGGAGCGGTGATAGGGTTGTTTCAAAATGAAATTTACCCTTGGGCTTCCAGACCCACTCATAGCTAACGGTTTCCCCCCTGAGCGCCCTTTCAATCATTTCGCTGTGAATCCCGTCACCGAAGACCTCGCTAACCTTTTTTCCCTGAACTTCATCTGCATCAAGGCCGTATTCTGCAAGCGGCCCTGGTGATATCATGGTTAGGCTTTCATCACTGTCGGCAGTGAACAGTATATCCCTTATTGATGAGATTATGGCCCTGAAGAGTTCATCGTTCTCTGCAAGCCTCCTCTCCAGCTGGTGTTTGTGGAGTGCGACCTCTATGACGCTGTGGAGTTCCCGGTCCTCAAAGGGTTTTATTATGTATCCAAAGGGCCCTGTTATCTTGGCCCTTTTGAGGGTTTCCTCGTCTGAATAGGCGGTTATATAGATTATTGGAACCTTCATTCTTTTGGTTATCTCCCCGGCAGCCTCTATACCATCCATTTCCCCCTTGAGGACAATATCCATCAGTATGATGTCTGGCCTTGTTTTTTCAGCCATCTCAACGGCTTTTTCACCGGTGGAAACTGTGGCTGTAACCTGGTAACCCAGGGATTCAAGGCGCTGGCTTATATCAATGGCAACTATGCTCTCATCCTCAACCACCATGACCTTGGCTTTTGACATGTTCCACCTCTATAATAAAATTAATAGTATAATTCTGTATCTAAAGCATTATAAACTTATGTTATGATTCCGTGTCATGATTTCGACCCTAGGGGAAGATATTTTACCTTCAGCGATAGATTAATCTCTATGTACATATGCTTTGAGGGAATTGATGGGTCAGGTAAGACTACACATTCCGTCCTCACCGCGGAGTGGCTCAGGGAAAACGGATACAGGGTCTTTACCGTCAGGGAACCAACAGACTCCAGGATAGGGGGCCTTATAAGGGAGATGCTCTCCAGTCCCGATGCCAGGACCCCCGATGGGCAGAGGATACTGGCACTGCTCTTTGCAGCGGACCGCCTGACCCTCAGAAGTAAAATTGAGGGGGAGTGGAGTGGAAGTGTTGTGGTGAGTGACCGGTGCTACTATTCCAGCATGGTTTACCAGGAACCCGCTGAATGGGTTTCTGAGATAAACAGGTTTGCACCACAACCGGATATAGTCATACTCCTTGACCTTGATGTTGAACTGGCAATGGAGAGATGTGGTGGTACCGATGAATTTGAGGACCCCTCATTTCTTTCACGTGTCAGGGAGAGGTACCTTGAACTCGCCGATAAAAATGAATTTTACATTGTTGATGCAGCAAGGGGGCTCAACATCATCCAGAGGGATATAAGGAGGATAATCGCCCCCCATCTTGGAATATGCCCTGATGGGATAAGATAGATTCAGGGGGATGCATTTATTTTTCCTGGGACCCTGGATTCTCGAGTTCCTCTATCCTCTTTCTGATGGACTCAAGGATACGTTCCCTTGCCCTTTCAAGTTCCTCCAGCTCACCCCTCAAGACGGGGCCATCGTCTGTCTGTATCAGTTCAACCTCGTATTCATCAATTATCTCAGCCATTGTTGTGTGTGTTATACCTGGCGGAAGTCTCATGTCATACAGCATCTAAACACCTTCCATGTAATCTCTTACAGGTCTCAGCATGTCAGTAAGGTAATCAGAGACCGCATTCTTCAGGTCCAGCGGGTGAAGGTCGCCGCTGGAGTAGATATTCAGGAGTTCGTCAAGGTCCAGCTCAAGGTCGCCCCCGAATTTCTCAGGGCGCCTTATGGTCATCCTGCCATATTCTGGCATTATGAAGTACTTCACGATTTCGATGATCGGGTTACCCTCCAGCTCCCCCATGGGACAGTAACTTCCCTTCACCTTTTCCCTTATCTCAGCGGGGGAGTCGTCCACTGCAATGAAGTTACCC is a window encoding:
- the tmk gene encoding dTMP kinase, which codes for MYICFEGIDGSGKTTHSVLTAEWLRENGYRVFTVREPTDSRIGGLIREMLSSPDARTPDGQRILALLFAADRLTLRSKIEGEWSGSVVVSDRCYYSSMVYQEPAEWVSEINRFAPQPDIVILLDLDVELAMERCGGTDEFEDPSFLSRVRERYLELADKNEFYIVDAARGLNIIQRDIRRIIAPHLGICPDGIR
- a CDS encoding GAF domain-containing protein, encoding MSKAKVMVVEDESIVAIDISQRLESLGYQVTATVSTGEKAVEMAEKTRPDIILMDIVLKGEMDGIEAAGEITKRMKVPIIYITAYSDEETLKRAKITGPFGYIIKPFEDRELHSVIEVALHKHQLERRLAENDELFRAIISSIRDILFTADSDESLTMISPGPLAEYGLDADEVQGKKVSEVFGDGIHSEMIERALRGETVSYEWVWKPKGKFHFETTLSPLRDFEGNINGVVGVHRDVTEKELARRALERETAINKSLAEISKKLLPPPSLEEISASIIERAKKLTGSRYCMAGFFESDGSLRNYFPSEEVGKECHPDAESTEMGGLWNLVLRKREPVLVNDPSSHPESTGVPEGHIEIKNFLACPALLNDELVGILAVSGKDGDYDERDLEVMERLADIYAIAIHRKIEEDRVRASEEKNRALVQKFLKIVTEVLEEIK